A region from the Lolium perenne isolate Kyuss_39 chromosome 4, Kyuss_2.0, whole genome shotgun sequence genome encodes:
- the LOC127348142 gene encoding protein HOTHEAD-like has product MAAPGHRGSPVAVLAVAATLFVSSCLRPVAAQQGEDKGGAEEAQRQQRYNFRFVRHARDAPLVSHFNYIVVGGGTAGCPLAATLSEHSRVLLLERGGYPYGNRNVSSEYHFADALADTSPRSPAQRFVSEDGVVNARARVLGGGSCLNAGFYTRASGEYVRAAGWDTRLVNASYRWVEKELVFRPDVPKWQCALREGLLQAGVTPDNGYTFDHVPGTKIGGTIFDSTGRRHTAADFLRTANPRRLTVFLHATVSQILFRHREGSAKPVAYGVVFTDPMGVQHRVYLRGGGKSEVILAAGTLGSPQLLMLSGVGPRGQLEKHGIRAVMDHPMVGQGVADNPMNSVFVPSPVPVTLSLVQIVGVTRFGSFIEGVSGSQFGIPLHASGVRRRSHTFGMFSPMTGQLGTLPPSERTPEAMRRAADAMRALDRRAFRGGFILEKILGPLSTGHIELRSTDPRANPAVTFNYFKDPKDVERCVRGIETIERVVRSRAFSRFTYANATAMDAAFDRAKLANFLNLLPRHPRDTRPLQQYCRDTVMTIWHYHGGCHVGPVVDQDYRVIGVEGLRVVDSSTFKYSPGTNPQATVMMLGR; this is encoded by the exons ATGGCGGCGCCTGGCCATCGTGGCTCGCCAGTGGCAGTACTAGCCGTGGCAGCAACACTTTTCGTCTCATCCTGCCTCAGACCAGTCGCCGCGCAGCAGGGAGAGGACAAAGGAGGCGCGGAGGAAGCCCAGAGGCAGCAGCGGTACAACTTCCGGTTCGTGCGGCACGCGCGGGACGCGCCCCTGGTGTCCCACTTCAACTACAtcgtcgtcggcggcggcacGGCGGGGTGCCCGCTGGCGGCGACGCTGTCGGAGCACTCGCGGGTGCTCCTCCTGGAGCGCGGCGGCTACCCGTACGGCAACCGCAACGTGTCCAGCGAGTACCACTTCGCGGACGCGCTGGCGGACACGTCGCCGCGGTCCCCCGCGCAGCGGTTCGTGTCCGAGGACGGCGTGGTGAACGCCAGGGCGCGGGTGCTCGGCGGCGGGAGCTGCCTCAACGCCGGCTTCTACACGCGCGCCAGCGGCGAGTACGTGCGCGCCGCCGGGTGGGACACACGGCTGGTGAACGCGTCGTACCGGTGGGTGGAGAAGGAGCTGGTGTTCCGCCCCGACGTGCCCAAGTGGCAGTGCGCTCTCCGGGAAGGGCTCCTCCAGGCCGGCGTGACCCCGGACAATGGCTACACGTTCGACCACGTCCCTGGCACCAAGATCGGCGGCACCATCTTCGACAGCACCGGCCGCCGCCACACCGCCGCCGACTTCCTCCGCACCGCCAACCCCAGGCGCCTCACCGTGTTCCTCCACGCCACCGTGTCACAGATCCTCTTCCGCCACAGAG AGGGTTCGGCGAAGCCGGTGGCGTACGGGGTGGTGTTCACGGACCCCATGGGGGTGCAGCACCGCGTGTACCTGCGGGGCGGCGGGAAGAGCGAGGTGATCCTGGCGGCGGGGACGCTGGGGAGCCCGCAGCTGCTGATGCTGAGCGGCGTCGGCCCGCGGGGCCAGTTAGAGAAGCACGGCATCCGCGCCGTCATGGATCACCCGATGGTCGGGCAGGGCGTCGCCGACAACCCGATGAACTCGGTGTTCGTCCCGTCGCCCGTCCCCGTCACGCTCTCCCTCGTCCAGATCGTCGGCGTCACCCGCTTCGGCAGCTTCATCGAGGGCGTCAGCGGCTCACAGTTCGGCATCCCCCTCCATGCCAGCGGCGTCCGCCGCCGCTCGCACACCTTCGGCATGTTCTCCCCCATG ACGGGGCAGCTGGGCACGCTGCCGCCGAGCGAGAGGACGCCGGAGGCGATGCGGCGGGCGGCGGACGCGATGCGTGCGCTGGACCGGCGAGCCTTCCGCGGCGGCTTCATCCTGGAGAAGATCCTGGGCCCGCTCTCGACGGGGCACATCGAGCTGCGGTCGACGGACCCGCGCGCGAACCCGGCGGTGACGTTCAACTACTTCAAGGACCCCAAGGACGTGGAGCGGTGCGTGCGCGGGATCGAGACCATCGAGCGGGTGGTGCGGTCGCGGGCATTCTCCCGGTTCACCTACGCCAACGCCACCGCCATGGACGCCGCCTTCGACCGCGCCAAGCTCGCCAACTTCCTCAACCTGCTGCCGCGCCACCCCAGGGACACCAGGCCGCTGCAGCAGTACTGCCGGGACACGGTGATGACCATCTGGCACTACCACGGCGGCTGCCACGTCGGGCCCGTCGTCGAccaggactaccgggtcatcggcgtcgaggggctccgcgTCGTCGACAGCTCCACATTCAAGTACTCCCCCGGCACCAACCCGCAGGCCACCGTCATGATGCTCGGCAGGTAA